In a single window of the Candidatus Thermoplasmatota archaeon genome:
- a CDS encoding aldehyde dehydrogenase family protein: MNGETRTMLDLGPILNHGDERHPRYRVLIDGEWRDPVKGTYFEVTEPATGDVIGYVPRLSVEEVERAIDAAHAAKKAIRKIPAIERIEILERARHLLESEKDRFIEMIVREAGKPIAVAKGEVHASFERMALTMEEARAMHGEYIPGDWVKDTVGKFAVVRREPRGVVAAITPFNYPLFIATAKIVPALVSGNSVVVKPSSEDPIVLLMLARVLEQAGVPKGALNIVTGRGREVGDTLASSPKIDMVTFTGSTPVGEHIARVAGMKKLHLELGGKGASLVLADANLDLAARESVRGALRFSGQRCDAVDRILVDAGVADAFVPKLLAEVAKYKIGDLRDPATQIGPLITPEAVKTVDALVHDATAKGAKLLAGGTFRGQFYEPTVLDHVTLDMRVAWEESFGPVIPILRVEGIPEMIRIANMSEYGLDASVFTNDLYKAFGIAKRLEDGEVTINGAPAHGVGHFPFGGNKKSGVGREGIGASIEEMTRQQTIVVNLPPASTPYGF; this comes from the coding sequence GTGAACGGGGAGACCCGAACGATGCTCGACCTCGGACCCATCCTGAATCACGGCGACGAACGCCATCCGCGCTACCGCGTCCTCATCGACGGCGAATGGCGCGATCCCGTCAAGGGAACGTACTTCGAGGTGACCGAGCCCGCGACGGGCGACGTCATCGGCTACGTTCCGCGACTCAGCGTCGAGGAGGTCGAGCGCGCGATCGACGCCGCCCACGCGGCGAAGAAGGCGATCCGGAAGATTCCCGCGATCGAGCGCATCGAGATCCTCGAGCGCGCGCGCCACCTTCTCGAAAGCGAGAAGGACCGCTTCATCGAGATGATCGTCCGGGAAGCCGGGAAGCCCATCGCGGTCGCGAAGGGCGAGGTGCACGCCTCCTTCGAGCGCATGGCGCTCACGATGGAGGAGGCCCGCGCGATGCACGGCGAGTACATCCCCGGCGACTGGGTCAAGGACACGGTCGGCAAGTTCGCGGTCGTCCGCCGCGAGCCCCGCGGCGTCGTCGCGGCGATCACCCCGTTCAACTATCCGCTCTTCATCGCAACGGCGAAGATCGTGCCCGCGCTCGTCTCGGGCAACAGCGTCGTCGTCAAGCCGTCGAGCGAGGACCCGATCGTCCTCCTCATGCTCGCGCGCGTGCTCGAGCAGGCTGGCGTTCCGAAAGGCGCGCTCAACATCGTGACGGGCCGCGGCCGCGAGGTCGGCGACACGCTCGCGTCGAGCCCGAAGATCGACATGGTGACATTCACGGGCTCGACGCCGGTCGGCGAGCACATCGCGCGCGTCGCGGGCATGAAGAAGCTCCACCTCGAGCTCGGCGGCAAGGGCGCCTCGCTCGTGCTCGCGGACGCGAACCTCGATCTTGCCGCGCGCGAGAGCGTGCGCGGCGCCCTTCGCTTCAGCGGCCAGCGCTGCGACGCCGTGGACCGCATCCTCGTCGATGCCGGCGTTGCGGACGCGTTCGTGCCCAAGCTCCTCGCCGAGGTCGCGAAATACAAGATCGGCGACCTGCGCGACCCCGCGACCCAGATCGGGCCCCTCATCACGCCGGAGGCCGTGAAGACGGTGGACGCGCTCGTCCACGACGCGACCGCCAAGGGCGCGAAGCTCCTTGCGGGCGGCACGTTCCGCGGGCAGTTCTACGAGCCGACGGTCCTCGACCACGTGACCCTCGACATGCGGGTCGCGTGGGAGGAGAGCTTCGGCCCCGTGATCCCGATCCTCCGCGTCGAAGGCATCCCCGAGATGATCCGCATCGCCAACATGAGCGAGTACGGCCTCGACGCCTCCGTGTTCACGAACGACCTCTACAAGGCTTTCGGCATCGCGAAGCGTCTCGAGGACGGCGAGGTCACGATCAATGGAGCCCCTGCGCACGGCGTCGGCCACTTCCCGTTCGGCGGCAACAAGAAGTCCGGCGTCGGCCGCGAAGGCATCGGCGCCTCCATCGAGGAGATGACGCGGCAGCAGACCATCGTCGTCAACCTCCCGCCGGCCTCGACACCCTACGGGTTCTAG